TCGGTTCGATGACAAGGCGGGACAGTGTCCACTCCAGGGCCGGCCGGTTGATCCGCGGGTGGACCACCTCAACGAGGGTTGCCGCAGAGGTGATCACTCGCAGGTCGTCGGCGCGTGCGAGGGCGAGCCAGCCGGTGACTGTGCGATCGCGTAGCACGGCCTTGGCCAGCCCTTCGCTGTCCAGGACCAGGGTGCCACCGGGGGTGGCGGCAGGGCGGGTCACGCGGCGTTCGTCCCGTCCTGTGTCTGTTCCTGCCGGGCCTGGTGGAGCTGATCGCGGAGAGTCTGGATCTCCTCGTCCGTGACGGGCCCGTGCTCGGCCTCGGCGACCTGGATGAGCTCGTTGAGACTGTCGCGTTCGATCTGACGGGCCACGGCGGCGGCCACGTAGGCGGACAGCCCGGAGGGGCCGCTGCGGGCCTTGGCGGCTTCGGCGATGTCGCGCGGCATAGTGATCGAATACTTGCCGGTAGGCTCGCTCATGCTACTCATCCTACCCCTCATCCTCCCCTGGGCGCCGGAGTCCACCTGGCAGAGAGACCCCCTATGGCTCGCTTCTGTTGCGTGCAGCCTGGGCCTGAAGCGTTCATCTGGTCAGAGAGGTGGCGCGGGCCGGCAGAAACGTCTCCGCGGGAAGCGCGACGGACGCGAGGGCGCCAGCGGACGAGCTCGGCGCCGCGCTGGTCGGGCCGTCCGGCGGGGCGTCGCTGACGAGTCTGGCGGGTCGGCGTACATCGAGGCAGGCATGCAGACAGCGGGTGAGTCCCTGCCGAAACCGAAACCCGCAGGTTCTTCCACCGCCGCCAACGCCAGCTGCACATCATCTGCGGCTACTTCGGCGGCCCGCATGTTCGCTACATCCTCGAATAGAACCCATTGAGTGCCATCTGGGCGAGTTGACGCAGATCATCTGTCCCGAGCTGGTCGATGCAGTACTCGAGGACACCGGTGCGCGTCGTGGTGTACTTCGTGCTCGCCTTCGCCTTCTTCGAGCGGTCCTCCTGCCAGGCGGTACGGGCCAAGCTCACGGCCGGGCTCGGCGTCGTGCCGGTAGCGCGCCCGTGCGCCTCGTTGCTGTCGCGGGCGAGGTGCCGTGTGGGCAGCGCACCGCTGCGCCGCCTGTTCGCGATTCTTTCCGGCCCGGTCGCCGACGAGGCCAGTCCCGCACCTTCTGCCGGGGCTTGCGCCTGGTCGCCGTGGACGGCATGACGCTGCACACCGCCGCCGAGCTCGAACAGGGGTGGCCGTCGTCCTCAACGGAGTTCGGAAGTGATCACCGCTGAGCAAACCTCGGTGTCCCGCAGCGGCTTGCGGGGGGTACGTCAATCGGCGCTCGAGTCCTGGCCAGGAGCGCGCCGCGAGCTCTGGTGACATCCCTGGCCTTGCTCGGCGGAAACACAGCCGGCCGTCAGACCGGTGCCGTCATCTGACGACGGGGGCTCGTCGATATTGCGGCCGGGATCTGTCCGCAATCGCCGGTAGCGTGAGATGTGGCCCTCTTCCGTCAATGTGAGGATGCTCATGCAGCAGCAGGCTATTCAGATCATCGGTGCCCGTGAGAACAACCTCAAGGGCATCTCCGTGGAGGTGCCGAAACACAAGGTCACCGTGTTCACGGGGGTATCGGGATCGGGAAAGTCGTCCTTGGTATTCGACACAATCGCGGCGGAATCCCAACGGCAGCTCAATGAGACGTTCACTGCGTTCGTGCGCAATCGCCTGCCCAAATACGGTCAGCCCGACGTGGACGACATCGCTAACCTCTCCGCTGCGGTGATCATCGATCAGAAGCGGATCGGGGGGAACGCGCGGTCCACCGTCGGGACGATCACCGACATCTACGCCTTGCTCCGGCTGCTCTATTCCCGGGTGGGCAAGCCCTGGATTGGTTATTCGAACGCCTTCTCGTTCAACGACCCCTCGGGAATGTGCCCCGATTGCGAGGGCCTCGGCCACCGGGTGCAGGTCGACCTCGACAAGCTGCTCGACAGGTCCAAGTCCCTCAATGAAGGCGCCATCCGGCATCCCGCCTTCAATGTCGGTGGCTGGTTCTGGAAGCTGTACGCCAATTCCGGCCTCTTCGACAACGACAAGAAGCTCCGCGACTACACCGAGAGCGAGTGGCAGGCGTTCCTGTACGGGGCCCAGGGGTCGATCGCTCTGGAGTGGCAGGGCGGCAAGATCAACTCCAAGTACGAAGGGCTGATGGACAAGTTCAACCGGCTCTACCTGCGCAAGGAGCCGGACGAGATGAGCGCCAAGAACCGGGTGGCGCTGGAGCAGGTCGTCACCCGGGGGCCCTGCGACACCTGCAAGGGGCAACGGCTCAGCCAGCAGGCGCTCGGCTGCCGCATCAACGGCCGGAACATCGCCGAACTAGCCTCCCTGGAGATCGCCGACCTGATGGAGGCGGTCAAGAAGGTCGACACGTCCTCCGTCTCCACCCTGACGGCCAGTCTGATCGAGCGGCTCCAGCACCTCATCGAACTGGGGCTGGGATACCTCAGCCTCAACCGTGAGACCTCCACGCTCTCCGGCGGCGAGTCGCAGCGCATCAAGATGGTGCGTCACCTGAACAGTTCGCTCGTCGACATGGTGTACATCTTCGACGAGCCCACGATCGGCCTGCACCCCAGCGACGTCCAGCGGCTCAGCCGGCTCCTGATGGAACTGGCCGAGAAGGGCAACACCGTGCTGGTGGTCGAGCACGACCGCGACATCATCGAGATGGCCGAGCACGTCATCGACATCGGGCCCGGGGCCGGGCGGCACGGAGGCGAGATCGTCTACCAGGGCGACGTCCGGGGCCTCACCGAGGCGGACACGCCGACCGGACGGTTCCTCCGCAGGATCATCCCGATCAAGGAGCGATTCCGCGAGCCCAGGGGACACCTGGAGGTGACGGGAGCCCGGATCCACAACCTCAAGGACATCAGCGTACGGATTCCGCTCGGCGTACTGACCGCCGTCACCGGACCGGCTGGCTCCGGCAAGAGCACGCTCATCCACGACGTACTGCTGCGGCAGCACCCCTCGGCGGTCGTCATCGACCAGTCCGCGGTCACCACCAACCGGCGTTCGAACCCGGCGACCTACACCGGCATCATGGACGAGATCCGCAGGCTGTTCGCCCGCGAGAACCAGGTCAGCCCCTCACTGTTCAGCTTCAACTCCGAGGGCGCCTGCCCCACCTGCCAGGGACACGGCATCATCTACACCGACCTCGCCTTCATGGATCCGATGATCACGACCTGCGAGGTCTGTGCGGGGATGCGTTTCACCGATGACGTCCTGCGCCTGACCCTGCGCGGGCAGAACATCCACGACGTGCTGTCGATGAGCGCCGCTGAGGCGGCCGAGTTCTTCACCGAACCCAAGGTCGCCAAGACCCTCCGTTCCATCAACCAGGTCGGCCTCGGCTATCTCCAGCTCGGGCAGCCGCTCAACACCCTCTCCGGCGGCGAGTGCCAGCGCATCAAGCTCGCCACGGAGCTCGGGAAGAGGGGCAGCGTCTACGTCATGGACGAGCCCACCACCGGACTCCACATGTCCGACGTCGACAGCCTCGTACACCTGGTCGACGGCCTAGTCGAGAAGGGGAACTCGGTCATCGTCATCGAGCACAATCTCGACGTCGTCAAGCACGCGGACTGGGTCGTCGACCTCGGCCCCGGAGGCGGCAGCGAGGGCGGCCGGGTGATCTTTGAGGGCACCCCCGCCGACCTGGCGGAGGCCGAGCACTCCGTCACTGGGCGGTTCCTCGCCGCGTCCCTGGCGGGCGCCGGTTCCGAGGCCGACCACCGGGCCCGGCGCTGATCCTTGACCCCGGGTGCTGAGCGGCGTCCCGTACGTGCGCGTCCGGCCGGGAACGCCGCGGCCCCGGCCGGACCCTGAGAGCGGCATGCGGATCCCTTCGAGAGGGACGCGTGCACACCCGCCATGGTTCGTACCGGGACCCTGTGGTCGTCGAGGCGGGACCTAGTGCCGGACGCCCTGCCCGGCCGGCGCACGGTGCCGGGCCGTCAGCTGTTCCAGCGTCGGCACCACCGCACCGGGTGCCGGGGTCCGCAGCATCTCCGCGCGGATCCGCGCCGCGCCCTGCCGGAAGGACGGCTCGGCCAGTACCTGAGCCAGCCTGTCCCTGACCCGGCCGGCCGAGGCGCCCTCGCCGTGCGGCGGGAGGAAGATCCCCGCGCCCAGCTTCTCCAGCTGCCCGGCCCGGAAGACGTCGTCCCACTGCCAGGCGAGGGCAAGCTGAGGCACCCCGTGCAGCGCCGCCGTCGCCCAGGTGCCGGCGCCGCCGTGGTGCACGACGGCCGCGCAGCTCGGCAGGACGACGTGCAGGGACAGGCTGTCCACCACCCGCACGTTCCCGGGCAGAGGCGGCAGGCCCTCGCGCTCCTCGGCCTTGACCGTGGCGACCACCTCGGCGTCCAGCTCCGCGATCGAGGCCAGCAGCTCACCGGCCCGGGGCAGCCCGGTGAAGCCCGTCGAGCGCTCCGTGATGCCCTGGGTGAGCAGGACCCTCGGGCGCCCCGGATCCGCCCGCAGCCACGGCGGCACCACCGCCGGGACCGGGCCGTTGTACGGGACGAACCGCATCGGCACCGTCGGGCGGGCCGTGGCGAACCGCACGCTCGGTGGCATCTGGTCGATCGTCCAGTGGCCGCTGATCACCTCGGGCCCGAAGGCCGCACCGTGCCGCTCCAGCGTCCACGTCAGCCACTCCTCCAGGGCGTCGTCCCGGCGCTCGGCCGGCACCTCGTGCAGCACCTGCTGGAACCGGTCGTGCACCCGCAGGAAGAGGTCCGGGCCCCACAGCAGGCGGGCCTGCGCCGCGCCGGTCACCTGGGCCGCCACCGCGCCGGCGAAGGTGAAGGGCTCCCAGACGACCAGGTCGGGCCGCCACCAGGCGGCGAAGTCCACCATCTCGTCGATCATGGAGTCGTTGTTGATCTGGGCGTAGAACGCCGCCGTCAGCATGGACGTGGACGCTTCGAGGAACTCCAGGTCGAGCAGCTCCGGCCGGTTCTCCAGGTAGTCCGGGTTCCGGTGCAGCGCGAACACGCCGGGCGCCATGGCCCCCATCGCCGCCTGCACCTGGTGGTCCGTACCCACCGGTACAGCCGTGAGTCCAGCGCGGGTGATGCTGTCGGTGAGAGCGGGCTGGCTCGCCACCCGGACGTCGTGCCCGGCCGCCCGCAGCGCCCAGGCGAGCGGCACCACACCGTTGAAGTGCGCGTCCATGGCGAACGCCGTCACGAGCACCTTCATGGGGTCACCCTCCCTGGGTCACTTCTGGGCCAGCCGCAGCGAGAGCGGGGCGCGGACCACAGGGGAGCGCCCGCGCCGCAGCGGATCGCCCTCGGCCCGCAGCCCGGGCAGCCGTTCGGCCACCGCCCGCAGGACGGCGGTGCACTGCACGCGGACGAGCGGGGCGACCAGCCCCAGATGGTCCCGGCCCGCCAGGGCCATGTGCGTGAAACCGGGGCTACGGGGGCGGTCTAGACGGAATCGGTCCGGGTCCTCGTACAGCGCCGGGTCCCGCTGGGCGGCGTCGACCAGCACCACCACGTGCTGGTCCGCCTCCAGCGTCTCGCCACCGATCTGAACCTCTCCCTGGGTGATCAGGCTGCGCAGCGTCACAGGCGGTGCCCAGCGGAGGGTCTCCTCGACCGCGTCCGCCGCCCTGCCGGGATCGGCCCGCAGCAGCGACCACTGCTCGTCGTGCTTCAGCAGAGCCATGACGGCGTTCGCCACGGTGGCGATCGCTGTCTCGGCCCCGACCACCGTGCTCAGCACTGCGGCCGTGACGGTGTCCCCGGGATCGCGTCCGCCGTCGGGGTCCACGGCCAGCAGGGCGCTCACCGCACCGTCGGCCGGTGCGGTGGGGTGGTTGGCCACGGCCGCCGCCATCAGCTCCCGGACGCGGCGCAGCGCCCGCGTCATCGCCCGGGCCACCGGGAGGCGCGGCGGGCAGAGGGCGGAGTCGAGCACCGGGCCGCAGGCGGCCAGCAGGTCCGGCAGTTCCGCCCGTGCTTCGTCCGGGAGACCCAGGACGGCGGCGAGCGAGCCCGCGATCGCAGGCCGGGCCAGATCCGATACCACGTCGAAGTGCGGCGGCAGGCCGTCCAGCACCCGGTGCACCGCACGCTCCGCGTCGACCTGCCACGCGGTGCACGTACGGGGCCCGAGGACCGGACCGAGCAGGGCTGCGAGACGGTCGTAGTCGGCGGCGGCCGGCGTCAGCAGGTCCTCGCCGAGCGGAGTGACGTGACAGGTCCGCCAGGTCTCCCAGACGTTCTCGAGAACGTGCTCCTGCGGGCCCTCTGAGGCGGGGTGCCGGGGACCCAGCAGCGGATCGTCCAGCAGGCGGGCCGATATTCCGCCGTCCGCCGTCACCCACGTGCCCAGCGCACTGCGGTGGAGCGGGCCCCGGTCGCGGACCTGCTCACCGAGGGACAGATGATCGGCCTCGCCGCGCAGTCGCCGGGCATAGGGGTCGCCCAGCGCGCCGAAGACGAAGTGGAAGCCGCGCACGGTCAGCAGATGGCGCCCCAGCTCGCTGTCGGTCGGGGCGGCCGGCGGCGCGGACGTGGGTGTGGGCATCGTCGTGCTCCTCACACTGTCGCGGCCCGGGTGTGGGCGCAGATGGCGGCGGCCAGCGGCTCGTGGACCGCGAGGGGCAGGGCGTGCCCCATGTTCTCGATCTCCACGACCCGGGCGCCGGGAATCCGGTCGGCGAGGTGCCGGGCGTGCGGCGGTGGGGCCGCGGGGTCGCACATCGCCTGGATCGCCAGTACCGGTGTGGTGACGCGGGACAACTCCGCCCCCCGCGACACCGGCGGTTGCGGGATCATGTGGTGCACGATCGGCTCGTCGAACGTTCCCGCGTGCCCGGCGGCCAGGAGTTCACGACGCCGGAACTCGTCGGCGTCGAAGGGCACTCCCTCCCCGTTGAGCAGGCGCCACTTCTCCACCCGGCGCTCCAGCAGTTCCTCGCCCGTCTCGGCCGGTTGCTGAAGCAGCGTCATCATGTCGAGGAACC
The genomic region above belongs to Streptomyces coeruleorubidus and contains:
- a CDS encoding activator-dependent family glycosyltransferase, giving the protein MKVLVTAFAMDAHFNGVVPLAWALRAAGHDVRVASQPALTDSITRAGLTAVPVGTDHQVQAAMGAMAPGVFALHRNPDYLENRPELLDLEFLEASTSMLTAAFYAQINNDSMIDEMVDFAAWWRPDLVVWEPFTFAGAVAAQVTGAAQARLLWGPDLFLRVHDRFQQVLHEVPAERRDDALEEWLTWTLERHGAAFGPEVISGHWTIDQMPPSVRFATARPTVPMRFVPYNGPVPAVVPPWLRADPGRPRVLLTQGITERSTGFTGLPRAGELLASIAELDAEVVATVKAEEREGLPPLPGNVRVVDSLSLHVVLPSCAAVVHHGGAGTWATAALHGVPQLALAWQWDDVFRAGQLEKLGAGIFLPPHGEGASAGRVRDRLAQVLAEPSFRQGAARIRAEMLRTPAPGAVVPTLEQLTARHRAPAGQGVRH
- a CDS encoding transposase domain-containing protein, with the translated sequence MRVVVYFVLAFAFFERSSCQAVRAKLTAGLGVVPVARPCASLLSRARCRVGSAPLRRLFAILSGPVADEASPAPSAGACAWSPWTA
- a CDS encoding CopG family transcriptional regulator, whose protein sequence is MSEPTGKYSITMPRDIAEAAKARSGPSGLSAYVAAAVARQIERDSLNELIQVAEAEHGPVTDEEIQTLRDQLHQARQEQTQDGTNAA
- a CDS encoding ATP-binding cassette domain-containing protein — translated: MQQQAIQIIGARENNLKGISVEVPKHKVTVFTGVSGSGKSSLVFDTIAAESQRQLNETFTAFVRNRLPKYGQPDVDDIANLSAAVIIDQKRIGGNARSTVGTITDIYALLRLLYSRVGKPWIGYSNAFSFNDPSGMCPDCEGLGHRVQVDLDKLLDRSKSLNEGAIRHPAFNVGGWFWKLYANSGLFDNDKKLRDYTESEWQAFLYGAQGSIALEWQGGKINSKYEGLMDKFNRLYLRKEPDEMSAKNRVALEQVVTRGPCDTCKGQRLSQQALGCRINGRNIAELASLEIADLMEAVKKVDTSSVSTLTASLIERLQHLIELGLGYLSLNRETSTLSGGESQRIKMVRHLNSSLVDMVYIFDEPTIGLHPSDVQRLSRLLMELAEKGNTVLVVEHDRDIIEMAEHVIDIGPGAGRHGGEIVYQGDVRGLTEADTPTGRFLRRIIPIKERFREPRGHLEVTGARIHNLKDISVRIPLGVLTAVTGPAGSGKSTLIHDVLLRQHPSAVVIDQSAVTTNRRSNPATYTGIMDEIRRLFARENQVSPSLFSFNSEGACPTCQGHGIIYTDLAFMDPMITTCEVCAGMRFTDDVLRLTLRGQNIHDVLSMSAAEAAEFFTEPKVAKTLRSINQVGLGYLQLGQPLNTLSGGECQRIKLATELGKRGSVYVMDEPTTGLHMSDVDSLVHLVDGLVEKGNSVIVIEHNLDVVKHADWVVDLGPGGGSEGGRVIFEGTPADLAEAEHSVTGRFLAASLAGAGSEADHRARR
- a CDS encoding PIN domain-containing protein, with amino-acid sequence MTRPAATPGGTLVLDSEGLAKAVLRDRTVTGWLALARADDLRVITSAATLVEVVHPRINRPALEWTLSRLVIEPITEPIARHAAALLADAGLHGHTYAIDAMLGATALAAPGPVTILTSGPENLTALCGRRVTVIKI
- a CDS encoding cytochrome P450 family protein, encoding MPTPTSAPPAAPTDSELGRHLLTVRGFHFVFGALGDPYARRLRGEADHLSLGEQVRDRGPLHRSALGTWVTADGGISARLLDDPLLGPRHPASEGPQEHVLENVWETWRTCHVTPLGEDLLTPAAADYDRLAALLGPVLGPRTCTAWQVDAERAVHRVLDGLPPHFDVVSDLARPAIAGSLAAVLGLPDEARAELPDLLAACGPVLDSALCPPRLPVARAMTRALRRVRELMAAAVANHPTAPADGAVSALLAVDPDGGRDPGDTVTAAVLSTVVGAETAIATVANAVMALLKHDEQWSLLRADPGRAADAVEETLRWAPPVTLRSLITQGEVQIGGETLEADQHVVVLVDAAQRDPALYEDPDRFRLDRPRSPGFTHMALAGRDHLGLVAPLVRVQCTAVLRAVAERLPGLRAEGDPLRRGRSPVVRAPLSLRLAQK